In one Silene latifolia isolate original U9 population chromosome 10, ASM4854445v1, whole genome shotgun sequence genomic region, the following are encoded:
- the LOC141605156 gene encoding phospholipase D gamma 1-like isoform X3 codes for MEPYSYRYPPPLISEAYPPPSPPNGPYPYPYPYPNPYTPNPYTAPYPYPHQNPYPYQSPPPAYPYPYPNPNPYTPNPYTAPYPYPHQNPYPYQSPPPAYPYPHPYPSQPNYPSQPPRAVSYSGHVPHVGAGGAPAPTCADSCFSCADSSSGDGMQLVPSQKGSMKVLLLHGNLDIWVYSAKNLPNMDLFHKTLGDMISKLPGRVTNKIEGHVARKITSAPYVSIDLSHAVIGRTYVIPNEENPEWMQHFNVPVAHHAAEVHFLVKHSGVVGSQLIGSVSIPVEQIYLGAKVEGTFPIVNGSGKQCKPGAVLSISVQFSPIRNLSIYHHGVGAGPNYEGVTGTYFPLRKAGKVTLYQDAHVPDGYLPEFNLDRGMKYVPGKCWQDISDHIRQAKRLIYIIGWSFSHKARLVRNGGNPESECSLGDLLRSKSAEGVRVLLLMWDDPTSRSICGYRTDGIMATHDEETRRFFKNSSVQVLLCPRVAGKRDSWVKKMEVSTIYTHHQKTVIVDADAGNTRRKIIAFVGGLDLSDGRYDTPDHPILRSLQTTHKDDYKNPCFQGSTAGCPRQPWHDLHCKIDGPAAYDVLTNFKDCWLKASKRHIKKLKMSYDDCLLRIERLPEIIQIDEVSSLTEDDPESWHVQVFRSIDSNSTVGFPSPKEATSRNLVCGKNVLIDMSIHTAYVQAIRSAQHYIYIENQYFRNSMTVGLRGANNLIPMEIALKIAEKIRAHERFAAYIVIPMCPDGDPNGAVTQQILYWQNKTMQMMYETIFKALVEVGLEEAYTPQDYLNFFCLGNREGPDGSPGLVGPHKPNSPQALSQKSRRFMIYVHSKGMIVDDEYVILGSANINQRSMEGTRDTEIAMGAYQPHHTWARKSAHPFGQIYGYRMSLWAEHLGLLEDCFTEPETVECVRKVRTIGEKNWKQFAAEDPREMTSHLLKYPVDVDRRGKVRPLPGCENFPDLGGSICGSLVVVSRAVRAIPQDIVNRLLGLILIHALGTVSS; via the exons ATGGAGCCATATTCATATAGATACCCTCCACCACTAATTTCTGAGGCATACCCACCTCCATCACCCCCAAATGGTCCGTATCCGTATCCGTATCCGTATCCGAATCCATATACTCCAAATCCATATACTgccccatatccatatccacatCAAAATCCGTATCCATACCAGTCACCACCACCGGCGTACCCATATCCGTATCCGAATCCGAATCCATATACTCCAAATCCATATACTgccccatatccatatccacatCAAAATCCGTATCCATACCAGTCACCACCACCGGCGTACCCATATCCGCATCCATATCCATCACAACCCAACTATCCGAGTCAACCACCTAGGGCTGTGTCATATTCTGGACATGTTCCTCATGTTGGTGCAGGTGGTGCACCTGCACCAACTTGTGCGGATAGTTGTTTTTCATGTGCGGATTCATCTAGTGGTGACGGTATGCAGCTTGTTCCGTCCCAGAAAGGGTCCATGAAGGTTTTGCTTTTACACGGAAATCTGGATATATGGGTCTATAGTGCAAAGAACCTTCCAAATATGGACTTGTTTCATAAAACACTGGGTGACATGATTAGTAAGCTGCCTGGGAGGGTTACGAACAAGATTGAGGGACATGTAGCTCGTAAGATCACAAGTGCCCCATACGTATCTATAGATTTATCACACGCTGTAATAGGGAGGACCTATGTGATTCCTAATGAAGAAAATCCAGAGTGGATGCAACACTTTAATGTTCCTGTGGCACATCATGCTGCCGAAGTGCACTTCTTGGTAAAGCACAGTGGTGTTGTGGGGTCGCAGCTTATTGGAAGTGTATCAATTCCCGTGGAACAAATTTACTTGGGAGCAAAAGTTGAGGGCACATTTCCTATTGTGAATGGTAGTGGAAAGCAGTGTAAGCCTGGGGCTGTCTTGAGTATTTCAGTCCAATTTTCACCCATCAGGAACCTAAGCATATACCACCATGGAGTTGGTGCGGGTCCCAATTATGAAGGCGTGACTGGCACATATTTTCCTCTTAGGAAAGCGGGAAAAGTAACTCTCTATCAAGATGCGCATGTCCCGGATGGTTACCTTCCTGAGTTTAACCTTGATAGGGGAATGAAATATGTGCCTGGAAAATGTTGGCAGGATATTTCTGATCATATACGCCAAGCTAAACGGCTGATATACATTATCGGGTGGTCCTTTTCGCATAAAGCTAGACTTGTACGTAACGGTGGTAACCCTGAATCAGAGTGCAGCCTGGGAGATCTTCTTAGGTCAAAGTCTGCTGAAGGAGTGAGGGTTTTGCTTCTTATGTGGGATGATCCTACCTCTAGAAGCATTTGTGGCTATAGAACG GATGGGATCATGGCAACCCACGATGAGGAGACCCGAAGATTCTTTAAAAACTCATCTGTTCAAGTGCTACTTTGTCCTCGCGTTGCCGGGAAAAGAGATAGCTGGGTCAAGAAAATG GAAGTCTCAACGATATATACACATCACCAAAAGACTGTGATTGTGGACGCTGATGCTGGCAACACCAGGCGAAAAATCATTGCGTTTGTCGGTGGCCTTGACTTGTCTGATGGAAGATATGATACTCCAGACCATCCTATTCTTAGATCTCTGCAAACTACACATAAAGATGATTATAAAAATCCCTGTTTCCAA GGCTCTACTGCAGGTTGCCCAAGACAACCGTGGCATGATCTGCATTGTAAAATTGACGGCCCTGCAGCATATGATGTTCTTACTAACTTCAAGGACTGCTGGTTAAAGGCATCAAAGCGGCATATTAAGAAGTTGAAAATGTCGTACGATGATTGTTTATTAAGAATCGAACGCTTGCCTGAAATAATTCAGATAGATGAAGTTTCAAGCCTTACTGAAGATGATCCTGAATCCTGGCATGTGCAG GTTTTCCGGTCGATCGATTCCAATTCTACGGTAGGATTTCCGAGTCCAAAGGAAGCTACCAGCAGG AATTTGGTCTGTGGGAAAAATGTGCTGATTGATATGAGCATACATACAGCATACGTCCAGGCTATTCGATCTGCTCAGCACTACATTTATATTGAGAATCAGTATTTCAGAAACAGTATGACTGTTGGCCTTAGAG GAGCGAACAATTTGATTCCCATGGAAATTGCTCTCAAGATTGCTGAAAAGATCCGAGCTCATGAGAGATTTGCTGCATATATTGTTATCCCGATGTGTCCAGATGGTGACCCTAATGGTGCTGTCACTCAACAGATTCTCTATTGGCAG AACAAAACCATGCAAATGATGTATGAAACCATCTTTAAGGCTCTAGTAGAGGTGGGGCTTGAGGAAGCTTATACACCACAAGATTACTTGAACTTCTTTTGCCTCGGCAACCGTGAAGGTCCAGATGGAAGTCCCGGTCTCGTAGGTCCTCACAAGCCAAACAGCCCTCAG GCTTTATCTCAAAAGAGCCGAAGATTCATGATTTATGTCCACTCTAAAGGCATGATAGTGGATGATGAGTATGTGATATTGGGTTCTGCAAACATCAACCAGCGATCAATGGAGGGAACAAGAGACACCGAGATTGCAATGGGAGCCTATCAGCCTCATCATACATGGGCGAGAAAGTCAGCGCATCCATTCGGCCAG ATATATGGTTATAGGATGTCCCTTTGGGCAGAGCACCTTGGACTTCTCGAGGACTGCTTCACTGAGCCCGAAACAGTGGAGTGTGTAAGGAAAGTAAGAACAATAGGGGAGAAGAATTGGAAACAATTTGCAGCCGAAGATCCAAGAGAAATGACGAGTCACCTTCTAAAGTACCCGGTTGATGTCGATAGAAGGGGGAAGGTGAGACCTCTTCCTGGTTGTGAAAATTTTCCTGATCTTGGTGGAAGTATTTGTGGTTCACTAGTTGTTGTATCGCGCGCGGTGCGCGCGATACCCCAAGATATTGTGAATCGTTTACTTGGATTAATTTTGATTCATGCATTGGGTACGGTTTCCTCGTGA
- the LOC141605156 gene encoding phospholipase D beta 1-like isoform X4, translating into MEPYSYRYPPPLISEAYPPPSPPNGPYPYPYPYPNPYTPNPYTAPYPYPHQNPYPYQSPPPAYPYPYPNPNPYTPNPYTAPYPYPHQNPYPYQSPPPAYPYPHPYPSQPNYPSQPPRAVSYSGHVPHVGAGGAPAPTCADSCFSCADSSSGDGMQLVPSQKGSMKVLLLHGNLDIWVYSAKNLPNMDLFHKTLGDMISKLPGRVTNKIEGHVARKITSAPYVSIDLSHAVIGRTYVIPNEENPEWMQHFNVPVAHHAAEVHFLVKHSGVVGSQLIGSVSIPVEQIYLGAKVEGTFPIVNGSGKQCKPGAVLSISVQFSPIRNLSIYHHGVGAGPNYEGVTGTYFPLRKAGKVTLYQDAHVPDGYLPEFNLDRGMKYVPGKCWQDISDHIRQAKRLIYIIGWSFSHKARLVRNGGNPESECSLGDLLRSKSAEGVRVLLLMWDDPTSRSICGYRTDGIMATHDEETRRFFKNSSVQVLLCPRVAGKRDSWVKKMEVSTIYTHHQKTVIVDADAGNTRRKIIAFVGGLDLSDGRYDTPDHPILRSLQTTHKDDYKNPCFQGSTAGCPRQPWHDLHCKIDGPAAYDVLTNFKDCWLKASKRHIKKLKMSYDDCLLRIERLPEIIQIDEVSSLTEDDPESWHVQVFRSIDSNSTVGFPSPKEATSRNLVCGKNVLIDMSIHTAYVQAIRSAQHYIYIENQYFRNSMTVGLRGANNLIPMEIALKIAEKIRAHERFAAYIVIPMCPDGDPNGAVTQQILYWQVNYIRFEQNHANDV; encoded by the exons ATGGAGCCATATTCATATAGATACCCTCCACCACTAATTTCTGAGGCATACCCACCTCCATCACCCCCAAATGGTCCGTATCCGTATCCGTATCCGTATCCGAATCCATATACTCCAAATCCATATACTgccccatatccatatccacatCAAAATCCGTATCCATACCAGTCACCACCACCGGCGTACCCATATCCGTATCCGAATCCGAATCCATATACTCCAAATCCATATACTgccccatatccatatccacatCAAAATCCGTATCCATACCAGTCACCACCACCGGCGTACCCATATCCGCATCCATATCCATCACAACCCAACTATCCGAGTCAACCACCTAGGGCTGTGTCATATTCTGGACATGTTCCTCATGTTGGTGCAGGTGGTGCACCTGCACCAACTTGTGCGGATAGTTGTTTTTCATGTGCGGATTCATCTAGTGGTGACGGTATGCAGCTTGTTCCGTCCCAGAAAGGGTCCATGAAGGTTTTGCTTTTACACGGAAATCTGGATATATGGGTCTATAGTGCAAAGAACCTTCCAAATATGGACTTGTTTCATAAAACACTGGGTGACATGATTAGTAAGCTGCCTGGGAGGGTTACGAACAAGATTGAGGGACATGTAGCTCGTAAGATCACAAGTGCCCCATACGTATCTATAGATTTATCACACGCTGTAATAGGGAGGACCTATGTGATTCCTAATGAAGAAAATCCAGAGTGGATGCAACACTTTAATGTTCCTGTGGCACATCATGCTGCCGAAGTGCACTTCTTGGTAAAGCACAGTGGTGTTGTGGGGTCGCAGCTTATTGGAAGTGTATCAATTCCCGTGGAACAAATTTACTTGGGAGCAAAAGTTGAGGGCACATTTCCTATTGTGAATGGTAGTGGAAAGCAGTGTAAGCCTGGGGCTGTCTTGAGTATTTCAGTCCAATTTTCACCCATCAGGAACCTAAGCATATACCACCATGGAGTTGGTGCGGGTCCCAATTATGAAGGCGTGACTGGCACATATTTTCCTCTTAGGAAAGCGGGAAAAGTAACTCTCTATCAAGATGCGCATGTCCCGGATGGTTACCTTCCTGAGTTTAACCTTGATAGGGGAATGAAATATGTGCCTGGAAAATGTTGGCAGGATATTTCTGATCATATACGCCAAGCTAAACGGCTGATATACATTATCGGGTGGTCCTTTTCGCATAAAGCTAGACTTGTACGTAACGGTGGTAACCCTGAATCAGAGTGCAGCCTGGGAGATCTTCTTAGGTCAAAGTCTGCTGAAGGAGTGAGGGTTTTGCTTCTTATGTGGGATGATCCTACCTCTAGAAGCATTTGTGGCTATAGAACG GATGGGATCATGGCAACCCACGATGAGGAGACCCGAAGATTCTTTAAAAACTCATCTGTTCAAGTGCTACTTTGTCCTCGCGTTGCCGGGAAAAGAGATAGCTGGGTCAAGAAAATG GAAGTCTCAACGATATATACACATCACCAAAAGACTGTGATTGTGGACGCTGATGCTGGCAACACCAGGCGAAAAATCATTGCGTTTGTCGGTGGCCTTGACTTGTCTGATGGAAGATATGATACTCCAGACCATCCTATTCTTAGATCTCTGCAAACTACACATAAAGATGATTATAAAAATCCCTGTTTCCAA GGCTCTACTGCAGGTTGCCCAAGACAACCGTGGCATGATCTGCATTGTAAAATTGACGGCCCTGCAGCATATGATGTTCTTACTAACTTCAAGGACTGCTGGTTAAAGGCATCAAAGCGGCATATTAAGAAGTTGAAAATGTCGTACGATGATTGTTTATTAAGAATCGAACGCTTGCCTGAAATAATTCAGATAGATGAAGTTTCAAGCCTTACTGAAGATGATCCTGAATCCTGGCATGTGCAG GTTTTCCGGTCGATCGATTCCAATTCTACGGTAGGATTTCCGAGTCCAAAGGAAGCTACCAGCAGG AATTTGGTCTGTGGGAAAAATGTGCTGATTGATATGAGCATACATACAGCATACGTCCAGGCTATTCGATCTGCTCAGCACTACATTTATATTGAGAATCAGTATTTCAGAAACAGTATGACTGTTGGCCTTAGAG GAGCGAACAATTTGATTCCCATGGAAATTGCTCTCAAGATTGCTGAAAAGATCCGAGCTCATGAGAGATTTGCTGCATATATTGTTATCCCGATGTGTCCAGATGGTGACCCTAATGGTGCTGTCACTCAACAGATTCTCTATTGGCAGGTTAATTATATTAGATTTG AACAAAACCATGCAAATGATGTATGA